A window from Mesorhizobium sp. WSM2240 encodes these proteins:
- a CDS encoding SLC13 family permease, whose protein sequence is MTFDQIFIFALLGAVFAMLVWGRIRFDLVAFSALIIGVIGGAVSAEQAFAGFGHETTLIIAFVLVISRAMVNAGVVEMIARYVVSASRPLPAHIGVMAMIGAALSAIINNVAAIAILMSLDIEAAKKAGRSPSLSLMPLSYATILGGMVTMIGTPSNIVIAQFRGRALGEPYSMFDFAPVGLVVATVGIAFVAIAGWRFIPQRQAEGATSVQGDAGLFVAEAKVPEKSDVIGKTPADLVELSDEHDVIVLGLIRSGKRLPGFARREVIRKGDFLVLEGEPASVEAFAGAAKLDLTHREKELGLTDKSTKLIEAIVPENSRADGRSAFGLGLMVNYGVTLLGVSRKGKRFRERVRKLTMRPGDVLLLLGPEKRLSLATEWLGVLPLAQKEHAVIQRRKAMLTISVFVASVGASVAGLIPLSIALAIVVAAYAVLNIVGPREIYDSVEWPVIVLLGSLIPLGTAFEEAGGTELIANAIVGQTGGFPVWAILAVVMAVTMVLSDFLNSIATSLIAAPIGVGVAQAVGASPDAFLMGVAIAATCGFLTPIGHKNNTIIMGPGGYRFGDYWRIGVPLEMLTIAVAVPATLLFWG, encoded by the coding sequence ATGACCTTCGACCAGATATTCATCTTCGCCCTCCTCGGCGCGGTGTTCGCCATGCTGGTCTGGGGCCGTATCCGATTCGATCTTGTCGCCTTCTCCGCGCTCATCATAGGCGTGATCGGCGGCGCGGTGTCGGCAGAGCAGGCATTTGCCGGTTTCGGCCACGAGACGACGCTCATCATCGCCTTCGTGCTGGTCATCTCGCGGGCCATGGTCAACGCCGGCGTGGTGGAGATGATCGCACGCTACGTCGTTTCGGCCTCGCGCCCGCTGCCCGCCCATATCGGGGTGATGGCGATGATCGGGGCGGCCCTTTCGGCCATTATCAACAATGTAGCGGCGATCGCGATCTTGATGTCGCTCGATATCGAAGCGGCGAAGAAGGCCGGACGATCGCCGTCGCTTTCACTCATGCCGCTGTCTTATGCAACCATCCTAGGCGGCATGGTGACCATGATAGGCACGCCCTCCAACATCGTCATCGCCCAGTTCAGGGGGCGTGCGTTGGGCGAACCATATTCCATGTTCGACTTCGCTCCGGTCGGCCTCGTGGTGGCTACGGTCGGCATTGCCTTTGTCGCGATCGCCGGCTGGCGCTTCATTCCGCAGCGCCAGGCCGAAGGGGCGACTTCTGTGCAGGGCGATGCCGGGCTTTTCGTGGCCGAGGCCAAGGTGCCGGAAAAATCCGATGTGATCGGAAAGACGCCGGCCGATCTCGTTGAACTCAGCGACGAGCATGACGTGATCGTTCTGGGGTTGATCAGGAGCGGCAAAAGGCTGCCCGGCTTCGCCCGCCGCGAAGTCATCCGTAAAGGCGACTTCCTGGTGCTTGAGGGTGAGCCTGCCTCCGTCGAAGCCTTTGCGGGTGCTGCCAAGCTCGACCTGACCCACCGTGAGAAGGAACTCGGCCTCACGGACAAGTCGACCAAACTGATCGAGGCGATTGTGCCTGAAAATTCGCGCGCCGACGGCCGTTCGGCTTTCGGGCTGGGGCTGATGGTCAATTACGGCGTGACGCTTCTCGGCGTCTCGCGCAAGGGCAAGCGCTTCCGCGAGCGCGTGAGAAAGCTGACGATGCGGCCGGGCGACGTTCTCCTCCTGCTGGGACCTGAAAAGCGCCTTTCCCTGGCAACCGAATGGCTGGGGGTGCTGCCGTTGGCGCAGAAGGAGCATGCAGTCATCCAGCGCCGCAAGGCGATGCTCACTATCAGCGTCTTCGTCGCGAGCGTCGGAGCCTCGGTCGCCGGGCTGATCCCCCTGTCGATTGCACTGGCGATCGTCGTCGCGGCCTATGCAGTGCTCAACATTGTCGGCCCGCGCGAGATCTACGATTCGGTCGAATGGCCGGTGATCGTGCTTCTGGGCTCGCTCATCCCGCTTGGAACCGCCTTCGAGGAAGCGGGCGGCACGGAGCTCATCGCCAACGCCATCGTCGGCCAGACTGGAGGCTTCCCGGTCTGGGCAATTCTGGCCGTGGTTATGGCGGTTACGATGGTGCTTTCAGACTTCCTGAACAGTATCGCCACATCGCTCATCGCCGCGCCAATCGGCGTCGGCGTGGCGCAGGCGGTCGGGGCATCGCCCGACGCCTTCCTAATGGGCGTCGCAATCGCCGCCACCTGCGGCTTCCTCACCCCGATCGGCCACAAGAACAACACCATCATCATGGGACCGGGCGGCTACCGCTTCGGCGACTACTGGCGCATTGGCGTGCCGCTGGAGATGCTGACCATCGCGGTCGCCGTCCCGGCAACCTTATTGTTCTGGGGGTGA
- a CDS encoding adenylate/guanylate cyclase domain-containing protein gives MRLPSSLSFLLDEAIDSPGADAFLTALGAKLVADGLPLAGGALTQAAPHPIIARRTWLWRTDTNRVIEALGFGFAGPAGPGHANVGRDWLAGLGAAAVQEDLVGAPASAGGDAPESAVLGWAATRPLSGAESELLHEVARYAAAPLAVLAARSTLNALLETYLGRRSAAQVQAGRLRREPGETIQAALLFADLRGFTELSESSAPQEVVAALDAWFDRIAGAVHAFGGEVLKFIGDGVLAIFPIGEREAAAACEAALRAVAAARAGMDHLDRSRAAQGLPPLPFGTALHVGEMLWGNIGTADRLDFTAIGRAVNLVSRLESLCRPLGRTVLLSDAFAAETTQPLIPLGEHRLRGIAEPCAVFALAE, from the coding sequence ATGCGGCTGCCCTCCTCCCTCTCCTTCCTGCTCGACGAGGCAATCGACTCGCCTGGCGCCGACGCCTTCCTGACGGCACTCGGCGCGAAGCTCGTCGCGGACGGTCTGCCGCTCGCCGGCGGCGCGCTCACCCAGGCCGCGCCGCACCCGATCATCGCGCGGCGCACCTGGCTGTGGCGCACCGATACCAATCGGGTGATCGAGGCGCTGGGCTTCGGCTTCGCCGGTCCCGCCGGTCCCGGGCATGCCAATGTCGGTCGCGACTGGCTGGCAGGCCTCGGCGCCGCTGCCGTACAGGAGGATCTGGTCGGCGCTCCGGCCTCGGCCGGCGGCGACGCCCCGGAAAGCGCAGTGCTCGGCTGGGCTGCGACCCGGCCGCTCAGCGGGGCCGAATCTGAGTTGCTGCATGAGGTGGCGCGATATGCGGCCGCGCCGCTTGCCGTGCTCGCCGCGCGCTCGACGCTCAACGCGCTGCTGGAGACCTATCTCGGCCGGCGCAGCGCGGCGCAGGTGCAGGCAGGCCGGCTGCGGCGCGAACCCGGCGAGACCATTCAGGCGGCGCTGCTCTTTGCCGATTTGCGCGGCTTCACCGAACTGTCGGAGTCCAGCGCACCTCAGGAGGTGGTCGCAGCGCTCGACGCTTGGTTCGACCGCATCGCCGGCGCCGTCCATGCCTTTGGCGGCGAGGTGCTGAAGTTCATCGGCGACGGCGTGCTGGCGATCTTCCCGATCGGCGAACGTGAAGCAGCCGCCGCATGCGAAGCGGCGCTGCGGGCGGTCGCGGCGGCGCGCGCCGGCATGGACCACCTCGACCGCAGCCGCGCCGCGCAAGGCCTGCCGCCGCTGCCGTTCGGCACGGCGCTGCATGTCGGCGAGATGCTGTGGGGCAATATCGGCACCGCCGACCGGCTGGATTTCACCGCGATCGGCCGCGCGGTGAACCTGGTGAGCCGGCTGGAGAGCCTGTGCCGGCCGCTTGGCCGGACGGTGCTGCTTTCCGACGCCTTCGCGGCGGAAACGACGCAGCCGCTGATCCCGCTCGGCGAACACAGACTGCGCGGCATCGCCGAGCCATGCGCGGTGTTTGCGCTTGCGGAGTGA
- a CDS encoding SRPBCC domain-containing protein, producing MTETLRSEIEISAPQATVFAFLTDPDKIMRWMGSEANVEAHPGGIYLVSVGDKYVARGQFTEVIPVHRLAYSFGWEGRDDMPPGSSLIEIDLEEKAGGTLVRFTHSGLPDEKERASHEKGWNHYLRRLAIAAAGGDPGPDTQL from the coding sequence ATGACCGAGACGCTTCGCAGCGAGATCGAGATATCAGCCCCGCAGGCGACGGTTTTTGCTTTCCTGACCGACCCCGACAAGATCATGCGCTGGATGGGTTCGGAGGCGAATGTGGAGGCGCATCCCGGCGGCATCTATCTCGTCAGTGTCGGCGACAAGTACGTCGCCCGCGGCCAGTTCACGGAAGTGATCCCCGTCCACCGCCTCGCCTACAGTTTCGGCTGGGAAGGGCGCGACGACATGCCGCCCGGATCGAGCCTGATCGAGATCGACCTGGAGGAGAAGGCCGGCGGCACTCTGGTACGCTTCACCCATAGCGGGCTGCCGGACGAGAAGGAGCGCGCCAGCCATGAAAAGGGCTGGAACCATTACCTGCGCAGGCTGGCGATAGCCGCGGCCGGCGGCGATCCGGGACCGGATACCCAACTCTAA
- a CDS encoding DUF2380 domain-containing protein encodes MPATCSTQARSRLNRSPLAALASGALAVAFAASASAAESSTLAVAGFAFKDTSGEVRDQTAEHAARLKEFGAVLQDDLSASPKLELVALPCEAGRCGDLGAIATQAKAASARYLLVGEVHKMSTLVGWVKFAVLDLSENKPVCDRYLTYRGDTDEAWRRAAAFTARDIGKYCLP; translated from the coding sequence ATGCCCGCAACGTGTTCCACGCAAGCCCGATCCCGCCTGAACCGCAGCCCGCTCGCCGCACTGGCGTCAGGCGCGCTGGCTGTTGCATTCGCCGCATCGGCCAGCGCCGCCGAGTCATCGACGCTCGCAGTCGCCGGTTTCGCCTTCAAGGATACGTCGGGCGAGGTCCGGGACCAGACGGCCGAACACGCGGCGCGGCTTAAGGAATTCGGCGCGGTGCTGCAGGACGACCTGTCGGCGAGCCCGAAGCTCGAACTCGTCGCCCTGCCGTGCGAAGCCGGCCGATGCGGCGACCTCGGCGCGATCGCAACGCAGGCCAAGGCCGCGAGCGCGAGATACCTGCTGGTCGGCGAGGTCCACAAGATGAGCACGCTGGTCGGCTGGGTGAAGTTCGCTGTGCTCGATCTGAGCGAAAACAAGCCCGTCTGCGACCGCTATCTGACCTACCGGGGCGACACAGACGAGGCATGGCGGCGGGCGGCTGCATTCACCGCGCGCGATATCGGCAAGTATTGCCTTCCGTAG
- the flhA gene encoding flagellar biosynthesis protein FlhA, with the protein MAISETFPAGSPARNGRDVFFALGIVVILAVLFLPIPAFMIDIGLAFSIALSVLILMVALWIQRPLDFSSFPTILLIATMLRLSLNLATTRQILSEGNEGTHAAGYVISGFARLVMSGDFVIGLIVFMILIVVNFIVITKGATRIAEVGARFTLDAIPGKQMSIDADLSAGMIDDKTAQLRRRELEEESSFFGSMDGASKFVRGDAIAGIIITAINIVGGIAIGYFRHDMGMAEASDVFIKLSVGDGLVTQIPALIVSLAAGLLVSKGGTRGSTNQAVFGQLGAYPRALYVAAVLLVVLALMPGLPMFPFVALAASMAAVGYIIPMQHNRRVAEAKAADEQEKATKEHEEKNSVKASLKTAEIELLIGKQLSTKLLVSHQELAFRMGKMRRKFASQYGFVVPEVRLTDDLTIPSKSYQIKIHGTVVAEYQMRVGEIMVLLGTRDVPAIPGEEVREPAFGMRAYSVPEMFGEDLKREQFTFADNMSVLLTHLSEVIRNNLPQLLSYKDMKALLERQDAEYRKLADEICTSHISYPGLQAVLKLLLAERVSIRNLHLIIEAIAEIAPHVRRTEQIVEHVRIRMAQQICGDLSEGGVLKVLRLGNRWDLAFHQSLKRDAKGEIREFDIDPRQLEEFGQEATKAIRNYLDAGERFVIVTAPDARPYVRMIIERLFSTLPVLSHVEIAKGVEIRVLGTIS; encoded by the coding sequence ATGGCGATTTCGGAGACGTTTCCCGCAGGCAGCCCGGCCAGGAACGGCCGCGACGTTTTCTTCGCGCTCGGCATAGTCGTCATCCTGGCGGTTCTGTTCCTGCCGATCCCGGCCTTCATGATCGACATCGGGCTTGCCTTCTCGATCGCGCTGTCGGTGCTGATCCTGATGGTGGCGCTGTGGATCCAGCGGCCGCTCGACTTCTCGTCGTTCCCGACGATCCTGCTGATCGCGACGATGCTGCGCCTGTCGCTCAACCTAGCCACGACGCGGCAGATCCTGTCGGAAGGCAATGAGGGAACGCATGCCGCCGGCTATGTCATCAGCGGCTTCGCGCGCCTGGTGATGTCGGGCGATTTCGTCATCGGGCTGATCGTCTTCATGATCCTGATCGTGGTGAATTTCATCGTCATCACCAAGGGCGCAACGCGCATCGCCGAGGTCGGTGCACGCTTCACCCTCGACGCCATCCCGGGCAAGCAGATGTCGATCGACGCAGACCTTTCGGCCGGCATGATCGACGACAAGACCGCGCAGCTTCGCCGCCGCGAACTGGAGGAGGAGAGCTCCTTCTTCGGCTCCATGGACGGCGCCTCGAAATTCGTGCGCGGCGACGCCATCGCCGGCATCATCATCACGGCAATCAACATCGTCGGCGGCATCGCCATCGGCTATTTCCGCCACGACATGGGCATGGCTGAAGCCTCCGACGTTTTCATAAAGCTTTCGGTCGGCGACGGCCTCGTCACCCAGATCCCGGCGCTGATCGTCTCGCTCGCCGCCGGCCTGCTGGTGTCGAAGGGCGGCACGCGCGGCTCCACCAATCAGGCGGTGTTCGGCCAGCTCGGCGCCTATCCGCGCGCTCTCTATGTCGCGGCGGTGCTGCTCGTCGTGCTCGCGCTGATGCCCGGCCTGCCGATGTTCCCGTTCGTGGCGCTCGCCGCTTCGATGGCCGCGGTCGGTTACATCATCCCGATGCAGCACAACCGCCGCGTCGCCGAGGCCAAGGCGGCAGACGAACAGGAGAAGGCGACGAAGGAGCACGAGGAAAAGAACTCGGTCAAGGCGTCGCTGAAGACGGCCGAGATCGAGCTCCTGATCGGCAAGCAACTGTCGACCAAGCTGCTCGTCTCGCATCAGGAACTCGCCTTCCGCATGGGCAAGATGCGCAGGAAATTCGCGTCGCAATACGGCTTCGTCGTGCCCGAAGTGCGCCTGACCGACGATCTGACCATCCCGTCGAAGAGCTACCAGATCAAGATCCACGGCACGGTCGTCGCCGAGTACCAGATGCGCGTCGGTGAGATCATGGTGCTGCTCGGCACGCGCGATGTGCCCGCCATCCCGGGCGAGGAAGTTCGCGAACCGGCCTTCGGCATGCGCGCCTATTCCGTCCCCGAAATGTTCGGCGAGGATCTGAAGCGCGAGCAGTTCACCTTCGCCGACAACATGTCGGTGCTGCTTACCCACCTCTCGGAAGTGATCCGCAACAACCTGCCGCAGCTTCTCTCCTACAAGGACATGAAGGCGCTGCTCGAGCGCCAGGACGCCGAATACCGCAAGCTCGCCGACGAAATCTGCACCTCGCACATCTCCTATCCCGGCCTGCAGGCGGTGCTGAAGCTGCTCTTGGCCGAGCGCGTCTCGATCCGCAATCTGCATCTGATCATCGAGGCGATCGCCGAGATCGCGCCGCATGTGCGCCGCACCGAGCAGATCGTCGAGCATGTCCGCATCCGCATGGCGCAGCAGATCTGCGGCGATCTTTCGGAGGGCGGCGTGCTGAAGGTGCTGCGCCTCGGCAACCGCTGGGATCTCGCCTTCCACCAGAGCCTCAAGCGCGACGCCAAGGGCGAAATCCGCGAATTCGACATCGACCCGCGCCAGCTCGAGGAATTCGGCCAGGAGGCCACCAAGGCGATCCGAAACTATCTCGACGCCGGAGAGCGCTTCGTCATCGTCACCGCGCCCGACGCCCGCCCCTATGTTCGCATGATCATCGAGCGGCTGTTCTCGACACTGCCGGTGCTCAGCCATGTCGAGATCGCCAAAGGTGTCGAAATCCGCGTCCTCGGGACGATTTCGTGA
- the fliR gene encoding flagellar biosynthetic protein FliR has protein sequence MSATAEAIVLAAFVAFCRVGGCFLLMPGLASVRVPVQIRLFVAIAATGALLVHLWDQILPLIDRRPQILAPMIVSELMIGALIGLMARLYMMALQFIGAGVAMLIGYGGMAGPGIEEAEPQAALASIISFSALLLLFVFDFHHGIVRALVASYSVAPLNVFFNPQAALVDVADTLSEAFFMVLRLGSPFVAYAILVNLTIGFVNKLVPQIPVYFISLPFVIAGGLIIIYFGAGSMLALFADGFMATALGR, from the coding sequence GTGAGCGCTACGGCCGAGGCGATCGTACTCGCCGCCTTCGTCGCCTTCTGCCGCGTTGGCGGCTGCTTTCTCTTGATGCCGGGGCTCGCCAGCGTCCGCGTTCCGGTGCAGATCAGGCTGTTCGTCGCCATCGCCGCGACCGGTGCCCTGCTCGTCCACCTCTGGGACCAGATCCTGCCGCTCATCGACCGCCGGCCGCAGATCCTCGCCCCGATGATCGTCTCCGAACTGATGATCGGCGCGCTGATCGGCCTGATGGCGCGGCTCTATATGATGGCGCTGCAGTTCATCGGAGCCGGCGTCGCCATGCTGATCGGCTATGGCGGCATGGCCGGGCCTGGCATCGAGGAGGCGGAGCCGCAGGCCGCCCTCGCCTCGATCATATCGTTCTCGGCGCTGCTCCTGCTTTTCGTCTTCGATTTCCACCACGGGATCGTACGCGCGCTCGTCGCCTCCTATTCGGTGGCGCCGCTCAACGTCTTCTTCAATCCGCAGGCCGCCCTCGTCGACGTCGCCGACACGCTGTCGGAGGCGTTCTTCATGGTGCTGAGGCTCGGCAGCCCGTTCGTAGCCTATGCGATCCTGGTCAATCTGACGATCGGCTTCGTCAACAAGCTGGTGCCGCAGATTCCGGTCTATTTCATCTCGCTGCCCTTCGTCATCGCCGGCGGGCTGATCATCATCTATTTCGGAGCCGGATCCATGCTCGCTCTGTTTGCCGATGGCTTCATGGCAACCGCACTGGGGCGCTGA
- a CDS encoding transporter substrate-binding domain-containing protein, translating into MNRRALVATLGAAIVGLALSDATVARADALADIAARGTVRIAVPQDFPPFGSVGTDMAPRGYDIDMANLIGEKLGAKVEIVPVTSANRIPYLQTSKVDLVISSLGKNAEREAVIDFSDAYAPFFNGVFAPADVAVAKAEDLSGKTVGVTRGAIEDLELTKIAPADADIKRYEDNNGTISAFLSGQVEVVATGNVVAAAILEKNPPKRPEMKFLIKNSPCYIGMNKNEPALMAKVNEIIAAAKADGSLNAISQEWLKLDLPAEM; encoded by the coding sequence ATGAACCGCAGAGCCTTAGTCGCGACCCTGGGCGCGGCCATCGTCGGACTGGCGCTGTCCGACGCCACCGTTGCCCGCGCCGACGCCCTGGCCGACATAGCCGCACGAGGCACTGTCCGCATCGCGGTGCCGCAGGACTTTCCGCCCTTTGGGAGCGTCGGCACAGACATGGCCCCGCGCGGCTACGACATCGACATGGCCAATCTGATCGGCGAGAAGCTGGGCGCCAAGGTCGAGATCGTGCCGGTCACCAGCGCCAACCGCATTCCCTACCTCCAGACCAGCAAGGTCGATCTCGTCATCTCCAGCCTCGGCAAGAACGCCGAGCGCGAGGCGGTGATCGACTTCTCGGACGCCTACGCGCCCTTCTTCAATGGCGTCTTTGCGCCCGCCGACGTCGCGGTCGCAAAGGCCGAGGATCTCAGCGGCAAGACGGTCGGCGTCACCCGCGGCGCGATCGAGGATCTGGAGCTGACCAAGATCGCGCCAGCCGACGCCGACATCAAGCGCTACGAGGACAACAACGGCACCATCTCCGCCTTCCTGTCGGGCCAAGTCGAGGTTGTCGCGACCGGCAATGTCGTCGCTGCAGCGATCCTCGAGAAGAACCCGCCCAAGCGCCCGGAGATGAAGTTCCTCATCAAGAACTCGCCTTGCTACATCGGCATGAACAAGAACGAGCCGGCGCTGATGGCCAAGGTCAACGAGATCATCGCGGCCGCCAAGGCCGACGGCAGCCTCAATGCGATCTCGCAGGAATGGCTGAAGCTCGACCTGCCGGCGGAGATGTAG
- a CDS encoding amino acid ABC transporter permease, producing the protein MTYQFDFGWLLPYMPVLLKGIGITLQLILVGAVLGVGLGTACAWVRALGPVWLKPAVAGYVELIRNTPFLIQLFFIFFGLPSLGVQMSELTAANLAMIVNLGAYSCEIIRAGIQATPRGQFEAGASLAMTPFQTFWYVVLIPALQRIWPALSSQIVIVMLGSAVVSQIAAEDLTFAANFIQSRNFRAFETYFVSTLIYLVLAILLRQALSGLGWALFPKKSA; encoded by the coding sequence GTGACATACCAGTTCGATTTCGGCTGGCTTCTTCCGTATATGCCGGTGCTTCTGAAGGGCATCGGCATAACGCTGCAGCTCATCCTCGTCGGCGCGGTGCTTGGCGTTGGGCTCGGCACGGCCTGCGCCTGGGTCAGGGCGCTCGGTCCCGTCTGGCTGAAACCGGCCGTGGCGGGCTATGTCGAACTGATCCGCAACACGCCTTTTCTGATCCAGCTCTTCTTCATCTTCTTCGGCCTGCCCTCGCTCGGCGTCCAGATGTCGGAGCTGACCGCCGCCAATCTTGCCATGATCGTCAATCTCGGCGCCTATAGCTGTGAGATCATCCGCGCCGGCATCCAGGCCACCCCGCGCGGCCAGTTCGAGGCCGGCGCCAGCCTCGCCATGACGCCGTTCCAGACCTTCTGGTATGTGGTGCTGATCCCGGCGCTGCAGCGCATCTGGCCGGCGCTATCCTCGCAGATCGTCATCGTCATGCTGGGCTCGGCAGTCGTGTCGCAGATCGCGGCGGAGGATTTGACGTTCGCGGCCAACTTCATCCAGTCGCGCAACTTCCGCGCCTTCGAGACCTATTTCGTCTCTACGCTGATCTATCTAGTCCTCGCCATCCTGCTGCGCCAGGCGCTGTCCGGCCTCGGTTGGGCGCTGTTCCCGAAAAAGAGTGCCTGA
- a CDS encoding amino acid ABC transporter permease produces the protein MVEFTLWDILRNLLLATRWTIALSLVSFIGGGIVGALLLFVRIGGNRVARLLAKGYIELFQGTPLLMQLFLAFFGLGLFGINVPAWLAAGVALVLWTAAFLAEIWRGCVESIAKGQWEASSSLGMGYVQQMRWVILPQALKVAVPPTVGFSVQVVKGTALTSIIGFVELSKAGSVVTNATFQPFTVYGLVALIYFALCWPLSKSSQVLERRLNVAHRNH, from the coding sequence ATGGTCGAGTTCACGCTCTGGGACATATTGCGCAACCTGCTTCTGGCCACCCGCTGGACGATCGCGCTTTCGCTGGTCTCATTCATCGGCGGCGGCATCGTCGGTGCGCTGCTTTTGTTCGTCCGGATCGGCGGCAACCGTGTCGCCCGCCTGCTCGCCAAGGGCTATATCGAGCTGTTCCAGGGCACACCGCTCTTGATGCAGCTTTTCCTCGCTTTCTTCGGCCTCGGCCTGTTCGGCATCAACGTTCCCGCCTGGCTCGCCGCCGGCGTGGCGCTGGTGCTCTGGACAGCGGCCTTTCTGGCCGAAATCTGGCGCGGCTGTGTCGAATCGATCGCCAAGGGCCAGTGGGAGGCGTCGTCTTCGCTCGGCATGGGCTATGTCCAGCAGATGCGCTGGGTGATCCTGCCGCAGGCGCTCAAGGTCGCCGTGCCGCCAACCGTCGGCTTCTCCGTCCAGGTGGTGAAGGGTACCGCGCTCACGTCCATCATCGGCTTCGTCGAGCTCTCCAAGGCTGGCTCGGTCGTCACCAACGCCACCTTCCAGCCATTCACCGTCTACGGCCTCGTCGCCCTGATCTATTTCGCGCTTTGCTGGCCGTTATCGAAATCCAGCCAGGTGCTGGAAAGGAGGCTCAATGTCGCTCATCGCAATCACTGA
- a CDS encoding amino acid ABC transporter ATP-binding protein yields MSLIAITEVKKRFGDNEVLKGISIDVEPGEVIAIIGKSGSGKSTLLRCINGLETIDDGSIVVAGAQLLPDEVHLKALRLKVGMIFQQFNLFPHLTAGGNVMLSQMVVKKTPKPEAEAMARKMLDRVGLAHKFEAFPEQLSGGQQQRVAIARALAMQPIALLCDEITSALDPELVAEVLAVVKELAADGMTLLMVTHEMRFARDVCSRLVFMHQGRVHEIGPPQEVFTTPKTPELRQFIGAQ; encoded by the coding sequence ATGTCGCTCATCGCAATCACTGAGGTGAAGAAGCGTTTCGGCGACAACGAGGTGCTGAAGGGCATTTCGATCGACGTCGAGCCGGGCGAAGTCATCGCCATCATCGGCAAATCGGGATCCGGCAAGTCGACGCTGCTGCGCTGCATCAACGGGCTGGAGACTATCGATGATGGGTCGATCGTCGTTGCCGGCGCGCAACTCTTGCCGGACGAGGTCCATCTGAAGGCGCTGCGCCTCAAGGTCGGCATGATCTTCCAGCAGTTCAACCTGTTCCCGCATCTGACCGCCGGCGGAAACGTCATGCTGTCGCAGATGGTGGTGAAGAAGACGCCCAAGCCCGAAGCCGAGGCCATGGCGAGGAAGATGCTCGACCGCGTCGGACTCGCCCACAAGTTCGAGGCCTTTCCCGAACAACTCTCCGGTGGTCAGCAGCAGCGCGTCGCGATCGCGCGCGCTCTCGCCATGCAACCGATCGCGCTCCTGTGCGACGAGATCACGTCGGCGCTCGACCCCGAACTCGTCGCCGAGGTGCTGGCCGTGGTCAAGGAACTCGCGGCCGACGGCATGACGCTATTGATGGTCACCCACGAGATGCGCTTCGCCCGCGACGTCTGCTCGCGCCTCGTCTTCATGCACCAGGGCCGGGTCCACGAAATCGGCCCGCCGCAAGAGGTCTTCACCACGCCAAAGACTCCGGAACTGCGCCAGTTCATCGGCGCGCAGTGA
- a CDS encoding rod-binding protein — MAISPPSDIVLDVARAVEPAGIEAARAQLARRGGAVGGTAAAFSLGDMRNAAAPDRGKSPDTFKRFEAMVLETFIQNMLPKNAENVYGKGVAGDMWKSMLAGKLADAMAERGGIGISDRILGDHYVEGEKMLPVGPVSGGPEQAEADQQAMLSTALVQEMQRNVARSLFEDRADPAETKS; from the coding sequence GTGGCGATTTCTCCACCCAGCGACATCGTTCTGGACGTGGCGCGGGCCGTAGAGCCCGCCGGCATCGAGGCGGCGCGCGCGCAGCTGGCGCGGCGCGGCGGCGCGGTCGGTGGAACGGCGGCCGCCTTTTCGCTCGGCGACATGCGAAATGCCGCCGCGCCAGATCGGGGCAAGTCTCCGGATACGTTCAAGCGCTTCGAGGCGATGGTGCTGGAAACCTTCATCCAGAACATGCTGCCGAAGAACGCCGAAAACGTCTACGGCAAGGGCGTCGCCGGCGACATGTGGAAATCCATGCTCGCGGGAAAGCTGGCCGACGCCATGGCCGAGCGCGGCGGCATCGGCATTTCGGACCGCATCCTCGGCGATCATTATGTCGAGGGCGAAAAGATGCTGCCGGTCGGCCCCGTTTCGGGAGGGCCGGAGCAGGCCGAAGCCGACCAGCAGGCGATGCTGTCGACGGCGCTGGTGCAGGAGATGCAGCGCAATGTCGCCCGCTCGCTTTTTGAAGACCGGGCCGACCCCGCCGAAACGAAATCCTGA
- a CDS encoding SCP2 sterol-binding domain-containing protein has product MGVQEIADTMKPRVEASSFDRSVKFDTGSDGVIVIDGSTISTTDAPTDCTIKLSLEDLESLVAGDLNPTSAFMTGKIKVEGDMSVAMALSQLL; this is encoded by the coding sequence ATGGGCGTTCAGGAAATTGCCGACACGATGAAGCCGCGTGTCGAAGCCTCGAGCTTCGACCGCTCGGTCAAGTTCGACACCGGCTCGGACGGCGTGATCGTCATCGATGGCTCCACGATCTCGACGACCGACGCGCCCACCGACTGCACCATCAAGCTGTCGCTCGAAGATCTGGAATCGCTGGTCGCCGGCGATCTGAACCCGACCTCGGCCTTCATGACCGGCAAGATCAAGGTCGAAGGCGACATGTCGGTCGCCATGGCGCTCAGCCAGCTGTTGTAA